The window GCTGCTCGGCCAATGGAGCCCCCTGGGCATAAGCCACCTCGGCATGGGGCAGCTTTTCGATTATCCCCCTCAACGGGGTAATTCCGTCGGACGGGTAACCGTTGTAGTTACCCAGCAGGATCTCGGGATCATCAGCGTTGGGTCCGATGACGGCCACCTTTTTCACCTCCTTGCTGAAAGGGAGCAAATTGTTGTCGTTCTTCAACAACACCATCGATTTCCGGGCACTCTCCAGCGCCAGCAACCGGTGCTGTTCACAGTCCACAACATCGATGGGAATCTGCGCATAACTCACCTTGCCCTCCGGATCAAACATCCCCAGCCTGAAGCGGGCAAGCAGCAACCGCCTTACCGAAAGATCCAGTTCCGCTTCAGTGATCAGGTTCTGTTTCAGTGCATCGAGCAATCCTTTGGCATAGGTGTCACCGCAATTCAGGTCGGTTCCGGCCTTGACCGCCTTGGCCGATGCTTCAGCAGCGTTGCTGACCACATGGTGGGCACTCTCCCGATAGAAGTCGCTGATGGCTCCGCAATCGGAAACGATATAGCCGTCAAAGCCCCACTTGTTACGCAGGAGATCCTCCAGGTACTTGTCGCCGCAGCAAGGCTCCCCACGCAACCGGTTGTAGGCACACATGACCGAATAGGCACCGGCCTCCTGGACGCTACGCCTGAAATGGGGCAGATAGGTTTCGGCCAGGTCATAATCGGAAGGATAGACATCGAACGAGTGGCGGTTAGATTCCGGACCGCTATGGACGGCAAAATGCTTCACGGTCGCCACCAGTTTCAGGTACCTGGGATCGTCCCCCTGCAGCCCCTTGATGAAAGGGATTGCAAGTTCGGCTGTCAGGAAGGGATCTTCCCCGTAAGTCTCCATCCCTCTTCCCCAGCGCGGATCGCGGAAGATATTGATGTTGGGGGTCCAGAAGGTCAATCCCTGGTAAATTCCCCTCTTTCCTTGCGCCACATAATGGTGGTGCTTGGCACGTGCCTCATCCGATATGGCCGTGGCAATATCAAACATCTGCCGACTGTCCCACATGGCAGCCATCCCGATGGCTTGTGGAAAGACCGTAGCCAGACCGGAACGGCCAACACCGTGCAGGCACTCGTTCCACCAATTGTAAGCCGGAATCCCCAGCCGGTCGATAGCCGGCGAATCGAAGCGCATCAGCTCAGCCTTCTCTTCGATTGTCAACCGTGAGAGCAGGTCGTCCGCTCTTTCTTCGAAAGAGAGTTTTGTGTTTAAATAAGGCTGCACCTCTTTGCAGGAAAAAAAGAGAAATCCTGCGATCCACAAAAGAAACAGGTAGGAAACAGAAGTCTTTTTCATCGCAAACTGTATTTTGAGTTTAACATGAACGGCTAACTATATAGTTTTCGTGTATTTTTTTTGT of the Petrimonas mucosa genome contains:
- a CDS encoding glycoside hydrolase family 3 C-terminal domain-containing protein, with translation MKKTSVSYLFLLWIAGFLFFSCKEVQPYLNTKLSFEERADDLLSRLTIEEKAELMRFDSPAIDRLGIPAYNWWNECLHGVGRSGLATVFPQAIGMAAMWDSRQMFDIATAISDEARAKHHHYVAQGKRGIYQGLTFWTPNINIFRDPRWGRGMETYGEDPFLTAELAIPFIKGLQGDDPRYLKLVATVKHFAVHSGPESNRHSFDVYPSDYDLAETYLPHFRRSVQEAGAYSVMCAYNRLRGEPCCGDKYLEDLLRNKWGFDGYIVSDCGAISDFYRESAHHVVSNAAEASAKAVKAGTDLNCGDTYAKGLLDALKQNLITEAELDLSVRRLLLARFRLGMFDPEGKVSYAQIPIDVVDCEQHRLLALESARKSMVLLKNDNNLLPFSKEVKKVAVIGPNADDPEILLGNYNGYPSDGITPLRGIIEKLPHAEVAYAQGAPLAEQLPALSLIPSDCFYTDKSLHTKGLHAEYFDNNRFEGGAKHMRVDPNIDFVWWDTAPFEDLPQARFAIRWRGVLVPPVTGEYALGGEAFTGFKLMVDGQVVAEGRDRHHARKQYGYMQLEAGKPYEIEVEYIQDETEYAHVKILWDLPNPRLRQEAVDLARSSDLVIFCMGLSPRLEGEEMRVEVPGFAGGDRVDIKIPAVQTELMKEILQLNKPTVLVLLNGSALSIEWEAQNIPAIIEAWYPGQAGGQAIADLIFGDYNPAGRLPVTFYKDVNQIPPFDSYDMRGKTYRYFEGEPLYEFGFGLSYTTFKYRLRSIPEKVKSGDEIAVTVDVTNTGEMDGDEVVQLYVSLPESNLQKPVRALQGFRRIHLKSGETRSVEFRLKPHQIAARNHENVPVVEAGKLQVSVGGKQPDAASLATGKVVQALVEIEGDNYFINE